From the Hevea brasiliensis isolate MT/VB/25A 57/8 chromosome 15, ASM3005281v1, whole genome shotgun sequence genome, one window contains:
- the LOC110653293 gene encoding uncharacterized protein LOC110653293 — MAASLPFFLMEQNQGPTKINIESGSSKSEPASNRGRKPNKGPPACKKQPQRGMGVAKLENLRFQERLKQMKETQLESFNGLLVKRIGNGGFAELEMIVLVRSVLGESVFRAPDMSVRGGTTAAVLGTSKELSSMPKLMQHHEHSPSDVCFKKKRFNEENIGYNNGMREKFAEISSTINGSDFLGLNPENHIDLNDQMGGFSTRAARSALYASHNDSEGVEVVAIHRKGNPTSGSVLMEYEFFPGKKSGKSSTRFEEMEFPAEASVALAGGGEASCVTTSDYSGCSASNAASNSVDLSLKLSY, encoded by the exons AATCAACATTGAATCAGGTTCTTCCAAATCGGAGCCTGCAAGTAACCGTGGCAGAAAGCCCAACAAAGGTCCACCAGCTTGCAAGAAGCAACCCCAAAGAGGTATGGGTGTAGCTAAGCTAGAGAACCTAAGGTTCCAAGAACGATTGAAGCAGATGAAGGAAACCCAACTCGAGTCTTTTAAT GGTCTACTGGTTAAACGGATTGGGAATGGTGGGTTTGCTGAGTTGGAAATGATAGTCCTGGTTCGGTCAGTTCTTGGTGAATCCGTTTTTAGAGCTCCAGATATGAGTGTTCGTGGTGGGACTACTGCTGCTGTGTTAGGGACCTCGAAAGAGCTCTCTTCAATGCCAAAGCTGATGCAGCATCACGAGCACAGTCCCTCTGATGTCTGCTTTAAG AAGAAGAGATTCAATGAGGAGAATATAGGATATAATAACGGAATGAGAGAAAAGTTTGCAGAGATATCATCAACAATCAATGGTTCTGATTTTCTGGGACTGAATCCTGAAAATCACATCGACCTTAATGATCAAATGGGGGGATTTAGTACCAGAGCTGCAAGAAGTGCCTTGTACGCCAGTCATAACGACAGTGAG GGTGTAGAGGTAGTGGCAATCCACAGGAAGGGAAACCCAACGAGTGGAAGTGTGTTGATGGAATATGAGTTTTTCCCAGGAAAAAAAAGTGGGAAAAGCAGTACGCGTTTCGAGGAAATGGAATTTCCTGCAGAAGCTTCAGTTGCATTAGCGGGAGGTGGTGAAGCTTCCTGTGTTACAACTTCTGATTACAGTGGTTGCAGTGCATCTAATGCTGCTTCTAATTCTGTTGATTTGTCCCTCAAGCTTTCATATTAG